A genomic region of Arachis stenosperma cultivar V10309 chromosome 9, arast.V10309.gnm1.PFL2, whole genome shotgun sequence contains the following coding sequences:
- the LOC130948641 gene encoding APO protein 3, mitochondrial-like, translating into MLLRHVPTVGNLLEGIIQVPVARLKGINRHFGVSYSTLPTCNELPRKLKKSERKPPVRSFNELKREARLKRKKRQNAREIILQPPENGLLVEHLVPVAGEVYAARTELLSTVSRLIKYIAIYTCSLCGEVHVGHPPHKIRTCNVQGSLSSKEHAWVRGGIQHVLPLVESFHLYDRIGRAVSHKEMLEVDRIPAIVELCVQAGFDIPEYPTRRRTFPVYSIAGKMIDFEKRFPKDFSLGEDIDACGFRYNRKRMDKDTHPAELYPNDIKAIAVGGMKAWEKMCSGSSKLMETYAVQTCGYCPEVQVGPKGHRVRNCQAYKHQMRDGQHAWQEARISDLVPPVYVYHVQDQQNNKPLVNELRRYYIMLPAVVELFAQCGAPLEPKYAGAMRDVVIPEMDEEKWVV; encoded by the exons ATGCTGTTGAGACATGTACCAACTGTTGGTAATCTCCTTGAGGGAATTATACAAGTTCCTGTTGCCCGACTCAAAGGCATAAATAGGCATTTTGGTGTTTCGTACTCAACTTTGCCTACTTGCAATGAGCTGCCAAGAAAGCTCAAGAAGTCTGAGAGAAAACCACCTGTGAGAAGTTTTAATGAGCTAAAGCGTGAAGCTAGActgaagagaaagaaaagacaAAATGCACGTGAGATTATTTTACAACCTCCTGAAAATGGTTTGTTGGTTGAACATTTAGTTCCTGTTGCTGGTGAAGTTTATGCTGCAAGAACTGAACTATTATCTACTGTTTCAAGACTTATCAAGTATATTGCTATTTATACATGCAG CTTATGCGGGGAAGTTCATGTTGGCCATCCACCCCATAAAATTAGAACTTGTAACGTTCAAGGAAGCCTTTCAAGCAAAGAGCATGCTTGGGTCAGAGGAGGTATCCAACATGTTCTGCCACTTGTCGAGTCATTTCATTTGTATGACAGAATAGGGAGGGCTGTTTCACATAAGGAAATGCTTGAAGTTGACCGAATTCCAGCGATTGTTGAATTAtgtgtccaggcaggctttgacATACCTGAATACCCCACCAGGAGAAGGACTTTTCCTGTCTACTCCATTGCTGGCAAGATGATTGATTTTGAGAAACGGTTCCCAAAAGATTTTTCTCTTGGAGAAGATATAGATGCATGTGGGTTTCGGTATAACAGAAAGAGAATGGATAAAGACACACATCCCGCGGAGCTATATCCTAATGATATCAAAG CCATTGCTGTTGGAGGCATGAAAGCCTGGGAGAAAATGTGTAGTGGATCCTCAAAACTGATGGAAACATATGCTGTCCAAACTTGTGGATATTGTCCAGAAGTACAAGTTGGACCAAAAGGTCATCGAGTTCGAAATTGTCAAGCTTACAAACACCAAATGAGGGATGGGCAGCATGCATGGCAGGAAGCTAGAATTAGTGATTTGGTACCACCAGTATATGTCTATCATGTTCAAGATCAACAAAATAATAAGCCTTTGGTGAATGAGTTAAGGAGATACTACATTATGCTGCCTGCAGTGGTTGAATTATTTGCACAGTGTGGAGCACCATTGGAACCGAAATATGCAGGCGCGATGAGGGATGTTGTAATCCCAGAAATGGATGAGGAAAAGTGGGTGGTTTAA
- the LOC130949022 gene encoding LEAF RUST 10 DISEASE-RESISTANCE LOCUS RECEPTOR-LIKE PROTEIN KINASE-like 1.4: MPGLEVTLSQGLESETNGHFFGQESDKTLEEIFICWQTKRKVIYQIRGRSYEKTLAVLEVMPYRACKLQDGRQIAVKSLRENNDKKVQQFVNEIEVLSKLSHQNLVPFYGYCHRHDHELMLVFEFVSDGTLADHLHGKCKKQGTLVPWHTRLNIAIEAASALAYLHNSGIIHRDIKSSNILLDDNLCVKVADFGLSRTLPLVVSASKEAATFASHASTAPQGTNGYIDPDYFQFHRVCDKSDTYSFGVVLAEIISSLPAVDDTWNPYEVPLLSHLAMNKIQNEALHELVDPCLGFQPDNEIGESITAVAELAFQCLQCPKELRPSMKQVLETLQGIKKGIWGFHQIA; encoded by the exons ATGCCAGGATTAGAGGTTACACTGTCACAGGGGTTGGAGAGTGAGACTAATGGTCATTTTTTTG GGCAGGAGAGTGACAAGACATTGGAAGAAATATTCATATGTTGGCAGACAAAGCGCAAAGTTATTTATCAGATTCGCGGACGATCATATGAGAAAACACTTGCAGTATTAGAAGTCATGCCTTATCGAGCCT GTAAACTTCAAGATGGGAGACAGATTGCAGTCAAATCCTTGCGCGAAAACAATGACAAGAAAGTTCAACAGTTTGTCAATGAAATAGAAGTCTTAAGCAAATTGAGCCATCAAAACCTTGTCCCATTTTATGGCTACTGTCACCGCCATGACCATGAACTCATGCTAGTATTTGAATTTGTTTCCGATGGAACTCTGGCCGATCATCTTCATGGAAAGTGTAAGAAACAAGGCACTCTGGTACCCTGGCATACCAGATTGAACATAGCAATTGAGGCTGCAAGTGCATTGGCTTATCTTCATAATTCAGGAATTATTCACCGCGACATAAAATCCTCCAACATTCTTTTGGATGATAACTTGTGCGTTAAGGTAGCCGATTTTGGCCTTTCGCGCACGCTTCCTTTGGTTGTTTCAGCTTCAAAAGAGGCTGCTACTTTTGCTTCTCATGCCTCAACTGCTCCACAAGGAACAAATGGATATATAGACCCTGACTATTTTCAATTTCACAGGGTTTGTGACAAGAGTGATACTTATAGCTTTGGAGTGGTTTTAGCCGAGATTATATCTTCGTTGCCAGCGGTTGATGATACATGGAATCCATATGAGGTACCATTACTGTCTCACCTTGCCATGAACAAAATCCAAAATGAAGCATTGCATGAGTTGGTGGATCCATGCCTTGGTTTTCAACCAGACAATGAGATTGGAGAATCTATAACTGCTGTGGCTGAGTTGGCATTTCAGTGCCTGCAATGTCCTAAGGAACTAAGGCCCTCTATGAAGCAGGTGCTAGAGACTTTGCAGGGTATAAAGAAGGGAATATGGGGATTTCACCAAATAGCATAG